Within Metabacillus sp. KUDC1714, the genomic segment AGATAAACTCCAATCAACTACTGCCTTTTTCAATTGATTAGCAATAAGTCTGTCTAATGCGGTAGGATATGGTCCTCCGCATTGGGATTCATCGATCTCAACTATTTTCCAATCAAGATCAAATTCTTCAAAGTGTACTTCTAATTTAACCGGATCCACTGTGTGGTCCATCAATAAGAAAGTATACCCTTCTTTATTCGCTTCTTTCTTCCTAATATGCTGTTTTATGTAAGCAATTTCTTCCTCGTTAGCATTTGTCACAACTTCTGCTTCAACTGCTAATGCTGAATTCAGCAATAAGTTGGATGAGCCAAATCCAGGAATTTGCACATTAAATACTCTCACTTTTCCATATGATAATGAACTAGCAGTATCTCTAACACTTTCAATATTTTTAACTATAGAGTTTAATGCAGTATCATACCCTAAGGTTGATTGCGATCCATCTACATTATTAAAAATACTTACTGGCACGTGTAATTGCTTCGGTGAAGATTGATTAATTTCAACTTCACTTCCACCTAAAAAAATAATTTTATTCAATTTTGATAGCTTATTTGCTATTTCTTGGGATCGTTCATTCCAAATATCAATAGGAAAACTACGTAATACACAGCTATCTGATCCTAAATTTGCTGTTATGCCCTCAGTTTTTAATTCTCTGAGCTCTATATCTTTTGACATTCGATTGCATTCGATTGCATATATCGTTTTCTCTTGTCTGGATAGTCCTTCTATAAGGGTACGAACGATCTGAGCTGTACCTGCTGAAGCCCAACCAAAATGAACTACACCTATCATCTACGTTACCCCCTTTAGAAAGAAATTTCGTTCACTACTAACTGAACATTTGTTACATTGATTAGTATACATGATATGAAGAAAAAGATAAATACATAAAAACACTAATTTTCAAAAAACTTATTAGGATTAGGAAATTCACTCACTGAACACAAAGAACGACCACACATTTGTAGTGGTCGTTCTTATTATAAGCATGTTCGTCATATCCTATTAATATTAAATCACACCATTGGTAACCTAATAATAAATGACGTAGACTCTTGATTTGATTCACAGTTTATCAAGCCTTTATGCTTTTCAATTAGTGTTTTACATACGTATAGTCCTATACCAGTTCCTAAACTTTTCGTCGTATAAAAGGGTTCAAATATAGCCTCCTTCATTTCAACAGGAATTTCAGGACCATTATTAGTGATTGTAAATACAATTGATTCTTGTTTATTTTCACAAGAAATTGCCAATTGACGGTTGGATGATCTATGCTTTAATGCATCTATTGAATTTAAAATTATATTAACTAGAACTTGTTTCACTTCATCTTTTACTGCGATAATTTTACAGGTTGAGTCTATGTTTGTTTTAACGTCCACATCACCATCAACGATACTCGGGTATAAAAATGAAAGAATTTCATTAAATAAGTCTTCCATCTTGATTTCTTCTTGATGTTTATCAACAATCTCAAGTCTAGACGCATGTAGGAATTGTGTAATCCTAAATTTTAACTGATCGAGTTCATGCTCTATTGTTTCCATGTATTTAAGAGAGGGGTTTTCCATCTTTAAAAGCTTAATAAAGCCTATTACTGCTGTTAGAGGATTTCTAAACTCATGAACAAAGCTCGAGGACATTTGACCAAGGAGGGATAATCGATCTTTGTGAGATTGGTTGATAAATACCACCTTTTCCTTTAAATCTAAATCTTTTAATTCTGTGTATCTTGTTACAGCATGGTAGCAAAAGCGATCAAACTGTTCATTAATATTATCAATGATAGGTTGTAAATCCGTAATAGTTATACCTGATTTAGTAACGTATTTTATGACTGCACTTCTTCCTAAATTAACATTATAGACAAATTCCCCAATATTGCTGTTACTTAAAGCACGCTCCTTTGCCACCTTATAAGCAAGCTCTTTTACTTCTTCGTCCAATACAGATTGTGTAATGGAACGTTTAATTAACATATACATTTGGTAACCATTTTGCGTGACATTTTCCTTATAAATATCTTCTTCATGTATGATGATACTTTCTTCCCATAATGTCAGAAAAGCTTCTTCAGCCTCTTCAAGGAATTGAATCAATTTTTCTTTTGTTAAAACCTCTGATTCAGATGCTAAACTCAAATAATACCACCACTTTCATTGTTTCAGATATTTAGTAATAAATTTAGACAAAACTTGATAAAAACCTTCTTTATTTTTTTTGAATTTCAAATTTATTTTTCGAAAAATATATTTTATATTACAAATGACTAAAACTAAACGGTAATTAGTTCCATCAAAAAAGTGTTAGCCCTACCTAGTGAGCTAACACTTTATCCATCCAATAACCCATATTTTTTTCTAAAACGCTGTAAAATTTTAATCCAGCTGTTTGCAAAAACGATTAAGAAAAATACATTAGATAACGCGTGTGCTAAGTCAAAATACATGCTCGCCCCATAATAAGCGATAATCTCCGCAAATTTAACTTGATCACCTAAACTTACAAAGTACCATAAATTCATTACCCAGCCGAATAATATCCCGCTGAAAAACCCAAATATTATCCTACCAAATGACTTCTTTATCAACCAAGTATTTCGTAAAAAACCGGCAACCAGCCCAATCATTCCCCATGCATACATTTGCCAAGGAGTCCATGGTCCCTGACCTA encodes:
- a CDS encoding 6-phosphofructokinase, coding for MIGVVHFGWASAGTAQIVRTLIEGLSRQEKTIYAIECNRMSKDIELRELKTEGITANLGSDSCVLRSFPIDIWNERSQEIANKLSKLNKIIFLGGSEVEINQSSPKQLHVPVSIFNNVDGSQSTLGYDTALNSIVKNIESVRDTASSLSYGKVRVFNVQIPGFGSSNLLLNSALAVEAEVVTNANEEEIAYIKQHIRKKEANKEGYTFLLMDHTVDPVKLEVHFEEFDLDWKIVEIDESQCGGPYPTALDRLIANQLKKAVVDWSLSDQPSGQLVIQDNQVMYTQTNKISEVTK
- a CDS encoding histidine kinase N-terminal domain-containing protein yields the protein MSLASESEVLTKEKLIQFLEEAEEAFLTLWEESIIIHEEDIYKENVTQNGYQMYMLIKRSITQSVLDEEVKELAYKVAKERALSNSNIGEFVYNVNLGRSAVIKYVTKSGITITDLQPIIDNINEQFDRFCYHAVTRYTELKDLDLKEKVVFINQSHKDRLSLLGQMSSSFVHEFRNPLTAVIGFIKLLKMENPSLKYMETIEHELDQLKFRITQFLHASRLEIVDKHQEEIKMEDLFNEILSFLYPSIVDGDVDVKTNIDSTCKIIAVKDEVKQVLVNIILNSIDALKHRSSNRQLAISCENKQESIVFTITNNGPEIPVEMKEAIFEPFYTTKSLGTGIGLYVCKTLIEKHKGLINCESNQESTSFIIRLPMV